A portion of the Tenacibaculum todarodis genome contains these proteins:
- a CDS encoding inorganic diphosphatase, which translates to MTAKEKKTVDCLIEIPKGSRNKYEYDFDLGKIRFDRMLFSSMMYPGDYGFIPETLALDGDPLDVLVLGAEPTFPMCVMEVKPIGVFHMADEKGPDEKIICVPTTDPIWNSYNDLSDLNPHRIKEITHFFQVYKDLEKKQVDIGAWGSADEAYDILDKCIERYENSEHKANGNFTI; encoded by the coding sequence ATGACAGCAAAAGAAAAAAAGACAGTAGATTGTCTAATAGAAATACCTAAAGGAAGCAGAAATAAGTACGAATACGATTTTGATTTAGGTAAAATACGTTTTGATAGAATGTTGTTCTCATCAATGATGTATCCTGGAGATTACGGATTTATACCAGAAACTTTAGCTTTAGATGGAGACCCTTTAGATGTATTAGTTTTAGGAGCAGAACCAACTTTTCCAATGTGTGTGATGGAAGTAAAACCAATTGGTGTTTTCCATATGGCAGATGAAAAAGGACCAGACGAAAAAATTATCTGTGTTCCTACTACAGATCCTATTTGGAATAGCTATAATGATTTATCTGACTTAAACCCACACCGTATTAAAGAAATTACACATTTCTTTCAAGTATATAAAGACCTAGAAAAGAAACAAGTAGATATTGGTGCTTGGGGAAGTGCAGATGAAGCATATGATATCTTAGATAAATGTATAGAACGCTATGAAAATAGTGAACACAAAGCAAATGGAAACTTTACAATTTAA
- a CDS encoding DUF5686 family protein — MKNYIIFLLFALFSLGINAQLTLKGKVVDEQDEPLPFVNVIVKETTIGTTTDDNGKFSITLKNKKKRGTLEFSFVGYITRDVKINPKRNNLTIVLKEENNELDEVVVVFKPKKRLKKKENPAFRILKEIWKRKRRNGLDLANYYQYKKHSSIELGLNNLDTVFLRSLFADQYEDAMNNVKYDSDGINYYIPINITETVENVYGDNVNNLLREDMEAEKKEGLTTKGFVFDRMSFTFRNIDVFKNNITLLRKSFVSPLSSDGFATYDYVLYDSITRNDKKYYNIYYFPLRNEDLAFEGNFLVDSKNFSLSKIRMKVNKNINLNFVRGLTMEKEFTVKNDSLYIPTTNKYEGDFTFLDKNESNRGLTIKKTEKFEDYILNKPLAKEFYANSIEKYRPDQFSKSDAYWEGKQNEDDLATYKIIENVKGKRKIKKLTGLINTVTTGYFSVGKNWQLGPMWTAFSSNEVEGFRTRVGFRNFTTTDDRFRFNGFLAYGFKDKRLKYGGEASYLLSYKPRITTSLAYQKDIEQLGSVLLNTTQLLGRSFGTTALFSRGNNFFLSDVEKTAANFDFAISPNLHVGTNFTYETIKSASPENFNMNYLDEKGVIQSNLTNVASDVYLSYTPGRFVYGLGVSQRFGKNIFPTLVLNYKHGYKDFLNGSFSYDKLQFLYTQPILLGKFGLLDATIEGGKTFGTVPIGLLSPVPANQSLSLVRNTFSLLNYYDFVTDEYLAGHFEHHFNGFILNRVPLLKKLKLRSLVTFRAAYGSISKENRDINRSGVNYNTPNKLYYEYGFGLENIGYGNLRFLRIDAIWRSNYKPPIGSIATPTPEFAIRIGIRPGL; from the coding sequence ATGAAGAATTACATAATTTTCTTGCTTTTTGCCTTATTTAGCTTAGGAATAAACGCACAATTAACCTTAAAAGGTAAAGTTGTTGACGAACAAGATGAACCACTTCCTTTTGTAAATGTTATTGTTAAAGAGACAACTATTGGTACAACTACCGATGATAATGGTAAATTTAGCATTACCTTAAAAAACAAAAAAAAACGAGGTACTCTTGAGTTTTCATTTGTAGGTTACATAACTAGAGATGTTAAAATAAATCCAAAAAGAAACAATTTAACAATTGTTTTAAAAGAAGAAAACAATGAATTAGATGAAGTTGTAGTTGTTTTCAAACCTAAAAAAAGACTAAAGAAAAAAGAAAATCCTGCGTTTAGGATTCTTAAAGAAATTTGGAAGAGGAAACGCCGAAATGGCTTAGACTTGGCAAATTATTATCAATACAAAAAACATTCATCAATAGAATTAGGTCTTAACAATCTTGACACTGTTTTTCTAAGAAGCCTTTTTGCTGACCAGTATGAAGACGCAATGAACAATGTAAAATACGATAGTGATGGCATCAATTACTACATCCCTATAAATATTACAGAAACCGTTGAAAATGTTTACGGAGACAATGTAAACAATCTTCTAAGAGAAGATATGGAAGCTGAGAAAAAAGAAGGTCTTACTACAAAAGGTTTTGTTTTCGACAGGATGTCTTTTACATTTAGAAACATCGATGTTTTCAAAAACAATATCACTTTACTAAGAAAATCATTTGTTAGTCCGCTTTCTTCAGATGGTTTTGCAACATATGATTATGTGTTATATGACAGTATTACTAGAAATGACAAAAAATACTACAACATTTATTACTTCCCGTTAAGAAATGAAGATTTAGCATTTGAGGGTAACTTTTTAGTAGACAGCAAAAACTTTTCATTATCAAAAATTAGAATGAAAGTTAATAAAAATATTAACTTAAATTTTGTTCGAGGGCTTACAATGGAAAAGGAATTTACTGTTAAAAACGACAGTTTATATATTCCAACAACAAATAAATATGAGGGAGACTTTACATTCCTTGATAAAAATGAAAGCAACAGGGGCTTAACTATTAAAAAGACCGAAAAATTTGAAGACTACATTTTAAATAAACCTTTAGCTAAAGAATTTTATGCAAATAGTATTGAAAAATATCGTCCTGATCAATTTTCAAAATCAGATGCTTATTGGGAAGGAAAACAAAATGAAGACGATTTAGCTACCTATAAAATAATAGAGAACGTAAAAGGAAAACGTAAGATAAAAAAGTTAACAGGTTTAATTAATACAGTAACTACAGGTTATTTTAGTGTTGGTAAAAACTGGCAACTTGGACCAATGTGGACCGCTTTTTCTAGCAACGAAGTAGAAGGTTTTAGAACACGTGTTGGATTTAGAAACTTTACAACTACTGATGATCGATTTAGATTTAACGGTTTCTTAGCATACGGTTTTAAAGACAAACGCTTAAAATATGGTGGTGAAGCAAGTTATTTATTATCATACAAGCCTAGAATAACTACAAGTCTAGCTTATCAAAAAGATATAGAACAATTAGGAAGTGTTCTCTTAAATACTACCCAACTATTAGGACGCTCATTTGGAACAACAGCTTTATTTAGTAGAGGTAATAATTTTTTCTTATCTGATGTAGAAAAAACTGCTGCAAATTTTGATTTTGCAATTTCTCCTAACTTACACGTTGGTACAAATTTTACGTATGAAACTATAAAATCTGCAAGTCCAGAAAATTTTAACATGAATTATCTAGACGAAAAGGGAGTAATACAATCTAACTTAACCAATGTAGCATCTGACGTATATCTTTCCTATACGCCAGGAAGATTTGTTTATGGTTTAGGTGTTTCACAACGTTTTGGAAAAAACATTTTCCCAACATTAGTCTTAAACTACAAACATGGTTATAAGGATTTTTTAAACGGAAGTTTTTCTTATGATAAATTACAATTCTTATACACACAACCTATTTTACTAGGTAAATTTGGTTTATTAGACGCAACTATAGAAGGAGGTAAAACATTTGGAACTGTACCCATTGGTTTATTAAGTCCAGTGCCAGCAAACCAATCGTTGTCATTAGTTCGTAATACGTTTTCTCTATTAAATTATTACGATTTTGTTACAGATGAATACCTTGCCGGACATTTTGAGCATCATTTTAACGGATTTATTTTAAACAGAGTTCCACTTTTAAAGAAACTTAAACTAAGAAGTTTAGTTACATTTAGAGCAGCTTATGGTTCCATTTCTAAAGAAAATAGAGACATTAATAGATCAGGAGTAAATTATAACACACCAAATAAACTATATTATGAATATGGATTTGGATTAGAAAATATCGGATATGGGAACCTAAGATTTCTAAGAATTGATGCTATCTGGCGCAGTAATTACAAACCTCCAATAGGTTCAATCGCAACACCAACACCTGAGTTTGCTATTAGAATAGGAATTAGACCTGGACTATAA
- a CDS encoding pyruvate dehydrogenase complex E1 component subunit beta — protein MKTVQFREAICEAMSEEMRRDESIYLMGEEVAEYNGAYKASKGMLDEFGEKRVIDTPIAELGFGGIAVGSAMNGNRPIVEYMTFNFSLVGIDQIINNAAKIRQMSGGQFNCPIVFRGPTGSAGQLGATHSQAFENWFANTPGLKVIVPSNPYDAKGLLKAAIRDNDPVIFMESEQMYGDKMEIPEGEYVLPIGVADIKRAGTDVTVVSFGKIIKEAYKAADELEKEGISIEIIDLRTVRPMDHNAIIESVKKTNRLVILEEAWPFGSVSTEITYRIQDEAFDYLDAPIKRITTADTPAPYSPVLLEKWIPNSNDVVKAVKEVLYKK, from the coding sequence ATGAAGACTGTTCAATTTAGAGAAGCAATTTGCGAAGCAATGAGTGAAGAAATGCGTAGAGATGAAAGCATTTACTTAATGGGAGAAGAAGTTGCTGAATACAATGGTGCTTACAAAGCATCTAAAGGTATGTTGGATGAATTTGGTGAAAAACGTGTTATAGATACACCAATTGCTGAATTAGGTTTTGGAGGTATTGCTGTTGGTTCTGCAATGAATGGTAATAGACCTATTGTAGAGTACATGACATTTAACTTCTCTTTGGTTGGAATTGATCAAATTATAAATAACGCAGCAAAAATAAGACAAATGAGTGGTGGTCAGTTTAACTGCCCAATCGTTTTCCGTGGACCTACAGGTTCTGCTGGTCAATTAGGAGCAACACACTCACAAGCTTTTGAAAACTGGTTTGCAAACACTCCAGGTTTAAAAGTAATTGTGCCTTCTAATCCATATGATGCAAAAGGATTATTAAAAGCGGCTATTAGAGATAACGATCCTGTTATTTTTATGGAAAGTGAGCAAATGTATGGTGATAAAATGGAAATTCCAGAAGGTGAATATGTTTTACCAATTGGTGTTGCAGATATAAAAAGAGCAGGAACAGATGTAACTGTAGTTTCTTTCGGAAAAATCATAAAAGAAGCTTACAAAGCTGCTGACGAGTTAGAAAAAGAAGGTATTTCTATAGAAATTATTGATTTACGTACTGTAAGGCCAATGGATCATAATGCAATTATAGAATCTGTAAAGAAAACTAACCGATTGGTGATTTTAGAAGAAGCTTGGCCATTTGGTAGTGTTTCTACAGAAATTACCTATAGAATACAAGATGAAGCATTTGACTATTTAGATGCCCCTATAAAAAGAATTACAACAGCAGACACTCCGGCTCCTTATTCTCCTGTTTTATTAGAAAAATGGATACCAAACTCAAATGATGTTGTTAAAGCTGTAAAAGAAGTTTTATACAAAAAATAA
- a CDS encoding electron transfer flavoprotein subunit beta/FixA family protein has translation MKILVCISHVPDTTSKINFTDNDTKFDANGVQFVINPYDEFSLTRAMWFKEKQGATVTVVNVGEASTEPTLRKALAIGADDAIRVNVNPTDGFLVAKELATIVKNGGYDVVLAGKESADYNGQMVPGMLASLVDFNFVNGCVGMEVDGTAVSATREIDGGEEKVSTSLPIVIAGQKGIVEEKDLRIPNMRGIMMARKKPLNVVESSGVTASTATQSFEKPAPKGAVKLVDNVDDLINLLHNEAKVI, from the coding sequence ATGAAAATATTAGTATGTATTAGTCACGTACCAGATACCACTTCAAAAATTAATTTTACAGATAACGATACAAAGTTTGATGCAAACGGAGTTCAGTTTGTAATAAATCCATATGACGAGTTTAGTTTAACACGTGCAATGTGGTTTAAAGAAAAACAAGGAGCAACTGTAACAGTTGTAAATGTTGGAGAAGCTTCAACAGAACCAACATTACGTAAAGCTTTAGCTATTGGAGCAGATGATGCAATTCGTGTAAATGTAAATCCTACAGATGGATTTTTAGTAGCAAAAGAATTAGCAACAATTGTTAAAAATGGAGGTTATGATGTTGTTTTAGCAGGAAAAGAATCTGCAGATTACAACGGACAAATGGTTCCAGGAATGTTAGCTTCTTTAGTAGATTTTAACTTTGTAAACGGTTGTGTAGGAATGGAAGTTGACGGAACAGCAGTTTCTGCAACTCGCGAAATTGATGGAGGAGAAGAAAAAGTATCAACTTCATTACCAATTGTTATTGCAGGTCAAAAAGGTATCGTTGAAGAAAAAGATTTACGTATTCCAAACATGAGAGGAATTATGATGGCGCGTAAAAAACCTTTAAATGTTGTAGAATCTTCTGGTGTAACCGCATCAACAGCAACACAATCATTTGAAAAACCAGCGCCAAAAGGAGCGGTTAAGTTAGTAGATAATGTAGATGATTTAATCAACTTATTACACAACGAAGCAAAAGTGATTTAA
- a CDS encoding electron transfer flavoprotein subunit alpha/FixB family protein → MSVLVFADSSEGKFKKTAFEVVSYGKKVAEELGTNLVALTINGGDASELYAFGAEKVLEVKNDLSTFNAKAYASIINQAAEAQSANVVVIDSSVDGLYVAPMVAVAMNAGYASNVVALPSSTAPFTVKRKAFSNKAFSNTIVSTDKKVIGVAKNSYGAHENAVAGSAETFSANVPEMGVTSESVDKATGVITIADADIVVSAGRGLKGPENWGMVEELASVLGAATACSKPVSDLGWRPHSEHVGQTGKPVASNLYIAIGISGAIQHLAGINASKVKVVINTDPEAPFFKAADYGIVGDAFEFVPQLVEKLKAFKQA, encoded by the coding sequence ATGTCTGTATTAGTTTTTGCCGATTCATCGGAAGGAAAATTTAAAAAAACAGCTTTTGAAGTTGTTTCTTACGGAAAAAAAGTAGCAGAAGAATTAGGAACTAATTTAGTTGCTTTAACAATAAACGGAGGAGACGCATCAGAATTATACGCTTTTGGAGCTGAAAAAGTTTTAGAAGTAAAAAACGATCTTTCAACTTTTAATGCAAAAGCATACGCTTCAATCATAAATCAAGCAGCAGAAGCACAAAGTGCAAATGTTGTAGTTATAGATTCTAGTGTAGACGGTTTATATGTTGCGCCAATGGTTGCAGTAGCAATGAATGCAGGTTATGCGTCAAACGTTGTGGCTTTACCAAGTTCAACAGCACCATTTACAGTAAAAAGAAAAGCATTTTCTAACAAAGCATTTTCAAATACTATCGTTTCAACTGATAAAAAAGTAATTGGAGTAGCAAAAAACTCTTACGGAGCACATGAAAATGCAGTTGCAGGAAGTGCAGAAACATTTAGCGCTAACGTACCAGAAATGGGCGTAACGTCAGAAAGTGTAGACAAAGCAACAGGTGTAATTACCATTGCAGATGCAGATATTGTAGTTTCTGCAGGACGTGGTTTAAAAGGACCAGAAAACTGGGGAATGGTAGAAGAATTAGCATCAGTTCTTGGAGCAGCAACAGCATGTTCTAAGCCAGTATCAGATTTAGGATGGAGACCGCACAGTGAACACGTTGGGCAAACTGGTAAGCCAGTAGCATCAAACTTATACATTGCAATTGGTATTTCTGGCGCAATTCAGCATTTAGCAGGTATCAACGCATCAAAAGTAAAAGTAGTAATCAATACAGATCCAGAAGCACCTTTCTTTAAAGCTGCCGATTACGGAATTGTTGGAGACGCTTTTGAGTTTGTACCACAATTAGTAGAAAAATTAAAAGCATTTAAGCAAGCGTAG
- a CDS encoding bifunctional nuclease family protein, translating to MSLIKLTIKGISYSQTQSGAYALVLSEIEGTRTLPIIIGAFEAQSIAIALEKEIRPPRPLTHDLFKTFADRFEINVKQVIIHKLVDGVFFSSLICERDGVEEIIDTRTSDAIALAVRFNAPIFTYENILDKAGIYLKIEEELFMEEDLESEEIELQLEEEISQESSFSNLTSEELHQQLNDAVTNENYELAAKIRDEISKRS from the coding sequence ATGAGCCTTATAAAACTTACCATTAAAGGGATTTCTTACAGCCAAACACAAAGTGGAGCCTATGCTCTAGTGTTAAGCGAGATAGAAGGAACAAGAACATTACCAATTATAATTGGCGCTTTCGAAGCACAATCTATAGCCATAGCTTTAGAAAAAGAAATTCGTCCGCCAAGACCATTAACACACGATTTGTTTAAAACATTTGCAGATAGATTTGAAATAAATGTCAAGCAAGTAATTATTCATAAATTAGTAGATGGTGTTTTCTTTTCTAGTTTAATTTGCGAAAGAGATGGTGTCGAAGAAATAATAGATACAAGAACTTCAGATGCAATTGCATTGGCAGTTCGTTTTAATGCACCTATTTTTACGTATGAAAACATTCTAGACAAAGCAGGTATTTATCTAAAGATAGAAGAAGAGCTTTTTATGGAAGAAGATTTAGAGTCAGAAGAAATAGAACTTCAATTAGAAGAAGAAATTAGCCAAGAAAGTAGTTTTTCTAACCTAACTTCAGAAGAATTACATCAACAATTAAACGATGCTGTTACTAATGAAAACTACGAGTTAGCAGCAAAAATTAGAGACGAAATTAGCAAGCGCTCTTAA
- a CDS encoding NupC/NupG family nucleoside CNT transporter, with protein MKKLVLLLFCLVSVSAFSQETTEITSQIIPSQGFSIGSLWRGVLGMAALLVIAFLFSSNKKAIDWKTVGLGIAFQLIIAIGVLKVPFIQGIFETIGGVFVSVLDFTRAGSKFLFEGLVVDMDKFGFIFAFQVLPTIIFFSALTSLLFYLGIIQKLVKALAWALTKVLKISGAESLSVAGNIFLGQTEAPLLIKAYLEKMNKSEMLLVMIGGMATVAGAVLAAYIGFLGGDDPALRLHFAKHLLAASVMAAPGAIVISKILYPQTEEVNTDVKVSSEKIGSNVLDAIANGTTEGLQLAMNVGAMLLVFVAFIAMINGILGWFGDVTSLNTWMAENTAYGSFTLEAILGYIFAPLMWLIGVAREDMALMGQLLGIKLAASEFVGYIQLAELKNVASATHLTYNKSIIMATYMLCGFANFASIGIQIGGIGSLAPGQRKTLSEFGMKALIGGTIASLMSATIAGMIIG; from the coding sequence ATGAAAAAACTAGTTTTATTACTATTTTGTCTTGTCTCAGTTTCAGCATTTTCTCAAGAAACAACAGAAATTACATCTCAAATTATACCAAGCCAAGGATTTTCTATTGGAAGTTTATGGCGAGGTGTTTTAGGAATGGCGGCACTTTTAGTAATCGCTTTCCTGTTTAGTTCAAACAAAAAAGCCATAGATTGGAAAACAGTTGGTTTAGGTATAGCTTTTCAATTAATAATTGCAATTGGAGTATTAAAAGTGCCTTTTATACAAGGTATATTTGAAACAATTGGAGGTGTTTTTGTAAGTGTTTTAGACTTTACCAGAGCTGGAAGTAAGTTTTTATTTGAAGGCTTAGTGGTAGATATGGACAAATTCGGATTCATATTTGCGTTTCAAGTATTGCCAACAATTATCTTTTTCTCCGCGTTAACATCATTATTATTCTACTTAGGTATTATACAAAAATTAGTAAAAGCATTAGCTTGGGCTTTAACCAAAGTATTAAAAATTTCTGGAGCAGAAAGTTTATCAGTTGCAGGAAATATCTTTCTAGGGCAAACAGAAGCTCCTTTATTAATTAAAGCATATTTAGAAAAGATGAATAAATCTGAAATGCTTTTAGTTATGATTGGTGGAATGGCAACTGTTGCAGGAGCTGTTTTAGCTGCATACATTGGGTTTTTAGGAGGAGATGATCCTGCCTTAAGATTGCATTTTGCAAAACATTTATTAGCAGCGTCAGTTATGGCAGCGCCAGGAGCCATTGTAATTTCTAAAATATTATATCCGCAAACAGAAGAGGTTAATACAGATGTAAAAGTATCTTCAGAAAAAATAGGTTCTAATGTGTTAGACGCTATTGCAAATGGTACAACAGAAGGTTTGCAATTAGCAATGAATGTTGGAGCAATGCTATTAGTTTTTGTCGCTTTTATAGCAATGATAAACGGAATTTTAGGTTGGTTTGGAGATGTAACATCTTTAAATACTTGGATGGCAGAAAATACTGCTTATGGAAGTTTTACTTTAGAAGCAATTTTGGGTTATATTTTTGCGCCATTAATGTGGTTAATTGGAGTAGCAAGAGAAGATATGGCACTAATGGGACAATTATTAGGAATTAAGTTGGCAGCAAGTGAGTTTGTTGGTTATATACAATTAGCAGAATTGAAAAATGTAGCTTCAGCAACCCATTTAACTTACAATAAATCTATTATTATGGCAACATATATGTTGTGTGGATTTGCAAATTTTGCATCTATTGGAATCCAAATTGGAGGAATAGGTTCTTTAGCGCCAGGACAACGTAAAACCTTATCAGAATTCGGAATGAAAGCTTTAATTGGTGGTACAATTGCATCATTAATGTCGGCAACAATTGCTGGAATGATAATTGGTTAA
- a CDS encoding thymidylate synthase: MKQYHDLVQHVLESGNEKGDRTGTGAKSVFGHQMRFDLSKGFPMVTTKKLHLKSIIYELLWFIKGDTNIKYLQENGVKIWNSWADENGDLGPVYGHQWRNWNSDEIDQLKDVIATLKTNPNSRRMLVSAWNPSVLPDNSVSFSENVANGKAALPPCHAFFQFYVANGKLSCQLYQRSADIFLGVPFNIASYALFTMMIAQVCGYEAGEFIHTFGDAHIYSNHIEQLELQLSREVRELPTMKINPEIKNIEDFTFEDFELVNYNPHPHIKGKVSV, from the coding sequence ATGAAACAATATCACGACTTAGTACAACACGTTTTAGAAAGTGGAAACGAAAAAGGAGATAGAACTGGGACAGGAGCAAAAAGTGTTTTTGGTCATCAAATGCGATTCGATTTAAGCAAAGGTTTTCCAATGGTAACTACTAAAAAGTTACATTTAAAATCTATTATTTATGAACTGTTGTGGTTTATAAAAGGCGATACAAATATTAAGTATTTACAAGAAAATGGTGTTAAAATATGGAATTCTTGGGCAGATGAAAATGGAGATTTAGGTCCTGTTTATGGGCATCAATGGCGTAATTGGAATAGTGATGAAATAGATCAGCTAAAAGATGTTATTGCTACTTTAAAAACCAATCCAAATTCTAGAAGAATGCTAGTTTCTGCATGGAATCCTTCAGTTTTACCAGATAATTCAGTTTCATTTTCAGAAAATGTAGCAAACGGAAAAGCTGCATTACCACCTTGTCATGCATTTTTTCAATTTTATGTAGCTAACGGAAAATTATCTTGTCAATTATACCAAAGAAGTGCAGATATATTTTTAGGAGTTCCGTTTAATATTGCTTCGTATGCATTATTTACTATGATGATAGCACAAGTTTGCGGTTATGAAGCAGGAGAATTTATCCACACTTTTGGAGACGCTCATATTTATAGCAATCATATAGAGCAATTAGAATTACAATTATCTAGAGAAGTTAGAGAACTTCCGACGATGAAAATAAATCCAGAAATTAAAAACATAGAAGACTTTACTTTTGAGGACTTTGAATTAGTTAATTATAATCCACATCCACATATAAAAGGAAAAGTATCCGTATAA
- a CDS encoding prephenate dehydratase, whose amino-acid sequence MKKVIAIQGAEGSNHHKVAHDFYGTSIELKECMSFDVLVDSLLDGSATLAVMALENTIAGSIIPNYALIDNNNLHIIGEEYLNINHHLMCLKGQELKDIKEVWSHPMALLQCKEFFKKHPHIKLIEDVDTAEVAKRIANKNLKGIAAIAPKIAAEIFDLVVIEDEIQTIKDNSTRFVIVQTTAPNNGIDQINKASLKFQLNHKRGSLAAILNVLSDCKMSLTKIQSLPVIETPWKYSFFVDVTFDDYKEYKKAEAILKIMAEEFKILGTYKNGRK is encoded by the coding sequence ATGAAAAAGGTAATTGCTATTCAAGGAGCAGAAGGCTCAAATCATCATAAAGTTGCTCACGACTTTTATGGAACGTCAATAGAATTAAAAGAATGTATGTCTTTTGATGTCTTGGTAGATAGTTTATTGGACGGTTCTGCAACACTTGCTGTTATGGCTTTAGAGAATACAATTGCAGGTTCAATTATTCCTAATTATGCTTTAATTGATAATAACAACCTTCATATAATTGGAGAAGAATATTTAAATATTAATCATCATTTAATGTGTTTAAAGGGTCAGGAACTTAAAGATATTAAAGAAGTTTGGTCGCATCCAATGGCATTATTGCAGTGTAAAGAGTTTTTTAAAAAGCATCCTCATATTAAATTAATCGAAGATGTAGATACTGCTGAAGTTGCAAAACGAATAGCAAATAAAAATTTGAAAGGAATTGCAGCTATTGCACCAAAAATAGCCGCAGAAATATTTGATTTAGTAGTTATTGAAGATGAAATTCAAACAATAAAAGACAATTCTACAAGATTTGTAATTGTACAAACCACAGCACCAAATAACGGAATAGATCAAATTAATAAAGCATCGTTAAAATTTCAATTAAATCATAAAAGAGGAAGTTTAGCAGCAATTTTAAATGTGTTAAGCGATTGTAAAATGAGTTTAACAAAAATTCAATCGTTGCCAGTTATAGAAACACCTTGGAAGTATTCATTTTTTGTAGATGTTACTTTTGATGATTATAAGGAATACAAAAAAGCGGAAGCAATTTTAAAGATAATGGCAGAAGAATTCAAAATACTAGGAACCTACAAAAATGGGAGAAAATGA
- a CDS encoding pyridoxal phosphate-dependent aminotransferase: MIKAAKRLDTVQEYYFSKKLREVRGLVAAGKPIINMGIGSPDLQPPTKVLEAIQKSLGDASAHKYQSYQGLPELRNAISTFYKNKFSVESNPENEVLPLMGSKEGIMHISMAFLNEGDKVLIPNPGYPTYTSVTKLVGAEPLFYDLRADSNWQPNFEELESQDLENVKIMWVNYPHMPTGTNATLSTFKKLVAFGKKHNILIINDNPYSFILNDKPISILQVEGAKDIALELNSLSKTFNMAGWRVGMLLGNSTFINEVLKVKSNMDSGMFYGIQKGAIEALELSDEWFLKQNKVYEKRRSLIFQLADKLNCIYNKNSTGLFVWAKIPEGKKSEEVTDSVLYENDIFITPGTIFGSQGEGYIRFSLCVTTDVIKEAINRL; encoded by the coding sequence ATGATTAAAGCTGCTAAAAGATTAGATACAGTTCAAGAATACTATTTCTCTAAAAAGTTAAGAGAAGTACGTGGTTTGGTTGCTGCAGGAAAACCAATTATTAATATGGGAATTGGTTCTCCAGACTTGCAACCGCCAACAAAAGTTTTGGAGGCAATCCAAAAAAGTTTGGGTGATGCAAGCGCACATAAATATCAATCATATCAAGGTTTACCGGAGTTAAGAAATGCAATTTCAACTTTTTATAAAAACAAATTTTCTGTAGAGTCGAATCCAGAAAATGAGGTTTTACCATTAATGGGAAGTAAGGAAGGAATTATGCATATTTCTATGGCTTTTTTAAATGAAGGCGATAAGGTTTTAATTCCCAATCCAGGTTATCCAACCTATACATCAGTTACGAAGTTAGTAGGAGCAGAACCACTTTTTTATGATTTAAGAGCGGACAGTAATTGGCAGCCAAATTTTGAGGAATTAGAAAGTCAAGATTTAGAAAACGTAAAAATTATGTGGGTAAATTATCCACACATGCCAACAGGAACAAATGCAACCTTATCAACTTTTAAAAAGTTGGTTGCCTTTGGTAAAAAACATAATATTTTAATTATAAATGACAATCCGTATAGTTTTATTTTAAATGATAAACCTATTAGTATTTTACAAGTTGAAGGCGCAAAAGATATAGCATTAGAGTTAAATTCACTAAGTAAAACCTTTAACATGGCAGGTTGGCGAGTTGGTATGTTGTTAGGGAATTCAACGTTTATTAATGAAGTTTTAAAGGTGAAGTCTAACATGGATTCAGGTATGTTTTACGGAATTCAAAAAGGGGCCATAGAAGCTTTAGAACTATCTGATGAATGGTTTTTAAAACAAAATAAAGTGTACGAAAAACGTAGAAGTTTAATTTTTCAGTTGGCTGATAAGTTGAATTGTATTTATAATAAAAATTCAACAGGATTATTTGTTTGGGCAAAAATTCCCGAAGGAAAAAAATCTGAAGAAGTTACAGATTCAGTTTTATATGAAAACGATATTTTTATAACACCAGGAACCATTTTTGGTTCACAAGGAGAAGGATATATTCGTTTTTCATTATGTGTAACAACAGATGTAATTAAAGAAGCAATTAATAGGTTATAA